The Bacteroidia bacterium genome contains a region encoding:
- the alaS gene encoding alanine--tRNA ligase — MKSAEIRQKFLDFFEGKNHKVVSSAPIVQKNDPTLMFTNAGMNQFKDIFLGNRDSEARRVADTQKCLRVSGKHNDLEEVGFDTYHHTMFEMLGNWSFGDYFKKEAINWAFELLTKEYKLPEKDLYATVFEGDESEGLAPDSEALDHWKKLLPEQQILMGNKRDNFWEMGDAGPCGPSSEIHIDVRTEEEKRKVPGRELVNQGHPQVIEIWNLVFIQFNRRTDGKLENLPEKHVDTGMGFERLCMVMQGKTSSYDSDVFTPLIRHLEQRFGKKYGADKMVDVAMRVVADHIRAISFTIADGQLPSNTGAGYVIRRILRRAVRYGYRYLGAEEPFLFELCEVLASQFSDVFPELAKQKDFIEKVIKEEEQSFLKTLAVGTKLFNQYVEKRHEKMIEGVFAFELYDTFGFPIDLTRLMAIEAGKDVDEKGFEAKLEEQKSRSRTASAKEETDWVVLNDQRSNEFVGYDVLAAPVSILRYRKLRQKNKEFYQLVLDQTPFYPEGGGQVGDTGVISSNGYSLPIRNTYRENELIVHEVDQLPENPEQKFTAIVDEPKRLDTAGHHSATHLLHQALRSILGTHVQQRGSLVTHNYLRFDFSHFNKVTNEELRQVEQFVNEKVRANLPLQEERAVPVEEAKQRGAMALFGEKYGETVRVITFGDSVELCGGIHVGYTGRIGLFRIRSESAVAAGVRRIEAVASRYAEAWMYNKEDELASAYIAMKNPQKLIPALENLQNENKTLQEQLAVLQKEKAGTLREMLEKQVKPLHGNYRIICEKLEGADVDAVKDLVFELKNKLKDTVILLGAGTEGKANLWLAIPDELVKEKSLDAGNIIREIAREIKGGGGGQPVFATAGGKDPEGVDRALAQGREMVGGD, encoded by the coding sequence ATGAAGTCAGCCGAAATCCGCCAGAAGTTTCTCGATTTTTTCGAAGGCAAAAACCATAAGGTAGTTTCCTCAGCGCCCATTGTGCAGAAGAACGACCCTACGCTGATGTTTACCAATGCGGGAATGAACCAGTTCAAGGACATCTTCCTGGGAAACCGGGATTCCGAAGCGAGGCGGGTGGCGGATACCCAGAAATGCCTGCGTGTTTCCGGCAAGCACAATGACCTTGAGGAAGTGGGTTTCGACACCTATCATCACACCATGTTCGAGATGCTGGGCAACTGGAGCTTTGGCGACTACTTTAAGAAAGAAGCGATCAATTGGGCTTTCGAACTGCTGACGAAAGAGTATAAACTGCCGGAAAAGGATCTGTACGCCACCGTTTTTGAAGGCGATGAATCAGAAGGTCTTGCTCCCGATTCTGAAGCGCTGGATCACTGGAAAAAGCTGCTGCCTGAACAGCAGATCCTAATGGGTAACAAGCGCGACAACTTTTGGGAAATGGGCGATGCAGGCCCCTGCGGTCCCAGTTCTGAAATTCATATTGACGTGCGAACGGAGGAGGAGAAGCGTAAAGTCCCAGGCCGCGAATTGGTAAACCAGGGCCATCCGCAGGTCATCGAGATATGGAATCTGGTCTTTATCCAGTTCAACAGACGCACAGACGGGAAGCTGGAAAATCTGCCGGAAAAGCATGTAGATACCGGAATGGGCTTTGAGCGGCTCTGCATGGTGATGCAAGGCAAAACCTCCAGCTATGACAGTGATGTATTTACTCCGCTGATCCGCCATCTGGAACAGCGCTTTGGGAAAAAGTATGGCGCAGACAAAATGGTGGATGTAGCTATGCGCGTGGTGGCCGATCATATCCGTGCGATTTCATTCACCATTGCTGACGGGCAGTTGCCGTCAAATACCGGTGCAGGCTATGTCATCCGCAGGATATTGCGCAGGGCTGTGCGCTATGGCTACCGCTATCTCGGTGCGGAAGAGCCATTTCTCTTTGAACTATGCGAGGTGTTGGCATCGCAGTTTTCCGATGTCTTCCCGGAGTTGGCAAAACAGAAGGATTTTATTGAGAAGGTGATAAAGGAGGAGGAGCAGAGTTTTTTAAAGACACTGGCGGTTGGTACTAAACTATTCAATCAATATGTAGAGAAGCGCCATGAAAAAATGATCGAAGGTGTTTTTGCATTCGAGCTTTATGACACATTCGGTTTTCCCATTGACCTTACCCGGTTAATGGCAATAGAAGCCGGAAAAGATGTAGATGAAAAAGGTTTCGAAGCGAAACTGGAAGAACAAAAATCCCGCTCCCGGACAGCTTCAGCTAAAGAAGAAACCGATTGGGTGGTGCTGAATGATCAGCGATCCAATGAGTTTGTGGGATATGATGTATTGGCGGCCCCGGTGAGCATATTGCGCTACCGCAAGCTAAGGCAGAAAAACAAGGAATTTTACCAACTCGTTTTAGACCAAACGCCATTCTATCCTGAAGGCGGTGGTCAGGTAGGCGATACGGGCGTTATCAGCAGCAACGGGTACAGCTTGCCGATTCGCAACACTTATCGCGAGAACGAACTGATCGTGCATGAAGTGGATCAACTGCCCGAAAATCCGGAGCAGAAATTCACGGCCATCGTGGATGAACCCAAACGGCTGGATACTGCCGGCCACCACAGCGCCACACACTTGCTCCACCAGGCGCTTCGCAGCATCCTGGGTACGCATGTGCAGCAAAGGGGTTCACTGGTTACGCATAACTATCTCCGCTTCGATTTTTCACACTTTAATAAAGTAACAAATGAGGAACTGCGGCAGGTAGAGCAGTTCGTTAATGAAAAGGTAAGGGCTAACCTTCCGTTGCAGGAAGAACGGGCGGTTCCCGTTGAAGAAGCGAAACAGCGCGGGGCAATGGCGCTCTTTGGCGAAAAATATGGCGAAACCGTGCGCGTCATCACGTTTGGTGATTCGGTGGAATTGTGCGGAGGAATTCATGTTGGCTATACCGGCCGTATTGGCCTGTTTCGCATTCGCAGTGAGAGTGCTGTGGCAGCCGGAGTGCGCAGAATTGAAGCGGTGGCAAGTCGCTATGCCGAGGCATGGATGTATAATAAAGAGGATGAACTGGCCAGCGCATATATTGCCATGAAGAACCCGCAAAAGCTGATTCCTGCATTGGAGAATCTTCAGAATGAAAACAAAACGCTACAGGAACAACTGGCAGTTTTGCAAAAAGAAAAAGCAGGTACGCTGCGCGAAATGCTGGAAAAGCAAGTGAAACCGCTGCACGGCAACTACCGGATTATCTGCGAGAAGCTGGAAGGAGCGGACGTAGATGCCGTCAAGGATCTGGTTTTTGAATTAAAAAACAAACTGAAAGACACCGTAATCCTCCTGGGAGCGGGGACTGAAGGCAAGGCCAATCTCTGGCTGGCAATTCCTGATGAAC